In the Oceanithermus desulfurans genome, one interval contains:
- a CDS encoding branched-chain amino acid ABC transporter permease, giving the protein MRNPWTRTGNYKTSYAQDTTIFATYSEQASLVVFLIGMLVLPRFLSRGDMQILDLILIYALAVLGLNIITGYAGLINIGHAAFLGVGAYTAALVAPYLPFWLVLPVAGLVAAVAGAVVGIPALRIKHLYLAIATLAFQLIFEWAVGHSPALEQGGAMAMPRVVFLGYKVGFKNHHYFWYYVTFVVLVIMAFGFRNLLRTRFGRSLVAVRDNDRAADAMGMDPGRTKVFAFALGAFYAGVAGALYAYWSRAVVIEDYSLMISIKFLAMAIVGGLGTLVGSFFGPAFLELLDINMETFSYWIKEIYNPPGVDVGSAIRPLAFGLAIVLFLIFEPRGLANWWRLLRSYFRNWPFKY; this is encoded by the coding sequence ATGCGTAACCCCTGGACGCGCACGGGCAACTACAAGACCAGCTACGCGCAGGACACCACCATCTTCGCCACCTACAGCGAACAGGCGAGCCTGGTCGTCTTCCTGATCGGCATGCTCGTGCTGCCCCGGTTCCTGAGCCGCGGCGACATGCAGATCCTCGACCTCATCCTCATCTACGCGCTCGCGGTCCTGGGGCTCAACATCATCACCGGTTACGCGGGCCTGATCAACATCGGCCACGCCGCCTTCCTGGGGGTGGGCGCCTACACCGCGGCGCTGGTGGCGCCCTACCTGCCCTTCTGGCTGGTGCTGCCCGTCGCGGGCCTGGTGGCCGCGGTGGCCGGCGCGGTGGTGGGCATTCCGGCGCTGCGCATCAAGCACCTCTACCTCGCCATCGCCACCCTCGCCTTCCAGCTGATCTTCGAGTGGGCGGTGGGGCACTCGCCGGCCCTCGAGCAGGGCGGCGCGATGGCCATGCCGCGGGTCGTCTTCCTGGGTTACAAGGTGGGGTTCAAGAACCACCACTACTTCTGGTACTACGTGACCTTCGTTGTACTCGTCATCATGGCCTTCGGTTTCCGCAACCTGCTGCGCACCCGCTTCGGGCGTTCGCTGGTGGCCGTACGCGACAACGACCGCGCCGCCGACGCCATGGGGATGGACCCGGGGCGTACCAAGGTCTTCGCCTTCGCCCTCGGGGCTTTCTACGCCGGGGTGGCCGGAGCGCTCTACGCCTACTGGTCGCGCGCGGTGGTGATCGAGGACTACTCGCTGATGATCTCGATCAAGTTCCTGGCCATGGCCATCGTCGGGGGGCTCGGCACCCTCGTGGGCAGCTTCTTCGGCCCGGCCTTCCTGGAGCTCCTCGACATCAACATGGAGACCTTTTCCTACTGGATCAAAGAGATCTACAACCCGCCGGGCGTCGACGTCGGCTCGGCGATCCGCCCCCTGGCCTTCGGCCTCGCCATCGTGCTCTTCCTCATCTTCGAGCCACGGGGGCTCGCGAACTGGTGGCGGCTGCTGCGTAGCTACTTCCGCAACTGGCCGTTCAAGTACTAG
- a CDS encoding ABC transporter substrate-binding protein codes for MKNKWTLWALAAVLAMGFAAAEKVHIMWSGAITGPTSDAGKYYAQGIEDYCSWANDTGYVAGVEFVCETRDDQYNNANTLRNFEEAVDRGDPVFLGYSTGGTLQLKPLVQEVGVPFIPASYHIGNIDPPDNDYIFLPIASYSEQVIAVLEYIAKVSPGAKVAMAIHPSPFGRAPVEDAKKAAQDLGIEIVEVQEMAKGLDYTATLKRFENKGVDYIVYQNVAGPVANMIKDAKRLGLKIKHAGAHYAGGPDLLRLAGDAAEGFLWVTAYYMPHEDNAAAKFVKELGAKYGRPADTIESVHYPSGMLAAGIAIEAIKEAKDAGKKISAQSVYQALLQMNWPNKLAVGPVTYSKDDHVGVDQLRVLEAKNGTFEPVTEPFSSALFRKVHYGK; via the coding sequence ATGAAGAACAAATGGACGTTGTGGGCCTTGGCCGCGGTACTCGCTATGGGATTTGCGGCCGCAGAAAAAGTGCACATCATGTGGTCCGGTGCCATCACCGGGCCCACCTCCGATGCGGGCAAGTACTACGCTCAGGGCATCGAGGACTACTGCAGCTGGGCGAACGACACGGGCTACGTGGCGGGTGTCGAGTTCGTCTGCGAGACGCGTGACGACCAGTACAACAACGCCAACACCCTGCGCAACTTCGAGGAGGCCGTGGACCGGGGCGACCCCGTCTTCCTGGGCTACTCAACCGGCGGTACGCTGCAGCTGAAGCCGCTCGTGCAGGAGGTGGGCGTGCCCTTCATCCCCGCTTCCTACCACATCGGCAACATCGACCCGCCCGACAACGACTACATCTTCCTGCCCATCGCCTCGTACTCCGAGCAGGTGATCGCGGTCCTCGAGTACATCGCCAAGGTGTCGCCGGGCGCGAAGGTGGCCATGGCCATCCACCCCTCGCCCTTCGGCCGCGCGCCGGTCGAGGACGCCAAGAAGGCGGCGCAGGACCTGGGCATCGAGATCGTCGAGGTGCAGGAGATGGCCAAGGGCCTCGACTACACCGCCACCCTGAAGCGCTTCGAGAACAAGGGCGTGGACTACATCGTCTACCAGAACGTCGCCGGCCCGGTGGCCAACATGATCAAGGACGCCAAGCGCCTGGGCCTCAAGATCAAGCACGCCGGCGCGCACTACGCGGGCGGTCCCGACCTGCTCCGGCTCGCCGGTGACGCCGCTGAGGGCTTCCTCTGGGTTACCGCCTACTACATGCCGCACGAGGACAACGCCGCCGCTAAGTTCGTGAAGGAGCTGGGCGCCAAGTACGGCCGTCCCGCCGATACGATCGAGAGCGTGCACTACCCCTCGGGCATGCTGGCCGCGGGCATCGCCATCGAGGCGATCAAGGAGGCCAAGGACGCGGGCAAGAAGATCAGCGCCCAAAGCGTCTACCAGGCCCTGCTGCAGATGAACTGGCCCAACAAGCTGGCCGTGGGCCCGGTGACCTACAGCAAGGACGACCACGTGGGCGTGGACCAGCTCCGGGTGCTCGAGGCCAAGAACGGCACCTTCGAGCCGGTGACCGAGCCCTTCAGCTCCGCGCTCTTCCGCAAGGTGCACTACGGCAAGTAA
- a CDS encoding ABC transporter ATP-binding protein — protein MGTNAKTERKWLLRVNNIEVVYQDIIQVLRGVSINIPEGRITALLGPNGAGKTTTLRAISGLLVPEDGAVRDGTIVYQGREIQNLPPEQIVKLGIVQVPEGRHVFKHLTVEENLRVGSVTRRDGKVREDLERIYHYFPRLADLKHRLAGYTSGGEQQMLAIGRALLAAPKLLLLDEPSLGLAPLLVREIFDIVARINAEEGVTVLVVEQNAAIALAVSDYAYIMEQGKIVLEGEAEALKENPDVKEFYLGTAKAGGRKSFRDVKSYKRRKRFM, from the coding sequence GTGGGCACGAACGCAAAGACCGAGCGCAAATGGCTCCTGCGCGTCAACAACATCGAAGTCGTCTACCAGGACATTATCCAGGTGCTGCGCGGGGTTTCGATCAACATACCCGAAGGGCGCATCACCGCGCTGTTAGGTCCCAACGGCGCGGGGAAAACCACGACGCTGCGCGCCATCTCGGGCCTGCTCGTGCCCGAAGACGGCGCGGTGCGCGACGGCACGATCGTCTACCAGGGGCGTGAGATCCAGAACCTGCCACCCGAGCAGATCGTCAAGCTGGGCATCGTCCAGGTGCCCGAGGGGCGGCACGTCTTCAAGCACCTGACCGTCGAGGAGAACCTGCGCGTGGGATCGGTCACCCGCCGCGACGGCAAGGTGCGCGAGGACCTGGAGCGCATCTACCATTACTTCCCGCGGCTGGCCGACCTGAAGCACCGCCTCGCCGGCTACACCAGCGGCGGCGAGCAGCAGATGCTGGCCATCGGGCGGGCGCTGCTGGCCGCGCCCAAGCTGCTCTTGCTCGACGAACCCAGCCTGGGGCTGGCGCCCTTGCTGGTGCGCGAGATCTTCGACATCGTCGCCCGCATTAACGCCGAGGAGGGCGTGACCGTGCTCGTCGTCGAGCAGAACGCGGCCATCGCCCTGGCCGTCAGCGACTACGCCTACATCATGGAGCAGGGCAAGATCGTGCTCGAGGGCGAGGCCGAGGCGCTTAAGGAGAACCCCGACGTCAAGGAGTTCTACCTGGGCACGGCCAAGGCGGGCGGCCGTAAGTCGTTCCGCGACGTCAAGTCGTACAAACGCAGAAAACGCTTCATGTAG
- a CDS encoding Ig-like domain-containing protein, whose translation MSRNPTIVAMVLGFWVMSAGLVGCQTKDVTPPRVVSLDPAEGATGARLDRPFVAEFSEPLDPASVNAQAVELTVDGAPLAYVVELSDDGRRLRLWISEQPPRLPATVTVELKEAIRDPAGNRLQPRRWSFELADWVPLGGVLNRDPAHDVSSLDLTWWNGPLVVWGEVDPDTGDASLYAARWNDDAGRWEPLGERLNISPQTSCDYPSVAVFEGDPWVGFQCFVRGKAQIRAARWDGGDWQRSDALNHDPDRPAFTPLLAAGSDLYGAWREWDTQSSSYTLVWSAYHGAWSPGRPDVVSGTPLSQWDFTAHGATLWAAYTDESGGPAGAVVDEGNGQGWTRLGGGPLDGDGQQGTLSGQVRLTVAPSGELHALWKEGGAVYAARWSGGSWVSIGDRVSTTTRNYPHDAVFAGGTLWVLLADGALEEVYLRYWDEDATAWKNLAGAIYKENRYEARVTFSPGGWPMVAWTAMDPEGVVRLYVVGYNHVLP comes from the coding sequence ATGAGCAGGAACCCCACGATTGTCGCGATGGTGTTGGGCTTTTGGGTCATGTCGGCCGGGCTCGTAGGATGCCAGACCAAGGACGTTACGCCGCCGCGTGTCGTCTCGCTGGATCCGGCGGAGGGCGCAACCGGCGCGCGGCTCGACCGGCCCTTCGTAGCGGAGTTTTCCGAGCCGCTCGACCCCGCAAGCGTGAACGCGCAGGCCGTGGAGCTAACCGTGGACGGGGCCCCCCTTGCTTACGTCGTGGAGCTCAGCGACGACGGGCGCAGGTTGCGGCTGTGGATTAGCGAGCAGCCCCCGCGGCTGCCGGCTACGGTGACCGTCGAGCTGAAGGAGGCGATCCGCGACCCCGCGGGTAACCGGCTGCAGCCACGGCGCTGGTCGTTCGAACTCGCCGACTGGGTGCCGCTGGGCGGGGTGCTGAACCGCGACCCCGCGCACGACGTAAGCAGCCTGGACCTGACCTGGTGGAACGGCCCGCTGGTGGTCTGGGGCGAGGTCGACCCCGATACGGGGGATGCAAGCCTCTACGCCGCGCGCTGGAACGATGATGCGGGCCGCTGGGAACCGCTGGGCGAGCGGCTAAATATCTCGCCGCAAACCAGCTGCGACTACCCCAGCGTCGCGGTGTTTGAGGGTGACCCCTGGGTGGGCTTCCAGTGCTTCGTACGGGGAAAGGCGCAGATACGCGCGGCGCGCTGGGACGGAGGCGACTGGCAGCGCTCAGACGCGCTCAACCACGATCCGGATCGGCCGGCCTTCACGCCGCTGCTGGCTGCCGGGAGCGATCTCTACGGCGCCTGGCGGGAGTGGGACACCCAGTCCAGCAGCTACACGCTGGTCTGGAGCGCATACCACGGCGCGTGGTCCCCGGGCCGTCCCGACGTCGTTTCCGGTACGCCTTTGTCGCAGTGGGACTTCACGGCCCACGGCGCTACCCTTTGGGCGGCGTATACCGACGAGTCCGGCGGCCCGGCCGGCGCGGTCGTCGACGAGGGGAACGGCCAGGGCTGGACCCGCCTTGGCGGCGGACCGCTGGACGGGGACGGCCAGCAGGGCACGTTAAGCGGCCAAGTTCGGTTGACCGTCGCGCCATCCGGTGAGCTGCACGCGCTCTGGAAGGAGGGGGGCGCCGTGTATGCGGCCCGCTGGAGCGGGGGGTCATGGGTTTCCATCGGGGATCGGGTAAGCACGACGACCCGAAACTACCCGCACGACGCCGTCTTTGCCGGGGGAACGCTGTGGGTCCTCCTCGCCGACGGGGCTCTGGAAGAGGTCTACCTCCGCTACTGGGACGAAGACGCGACGGCCTGGAAGAACCTGGCCGGCGCGATCTACAAGGAGAACCGTTACGAGGCGCGGGTGACCTTTTCCCCTGGGGGATGGCCCATGGTGGCTTGGACGGCGATGGATCCGGAAGGCGTGGTGCGGCTATACGTGGTCGGCTACAACCACGTTCTGCCCTAG
- a CDS encoding ABC transporter ATP-binding protein, protein MEALVEARNLHKVYKADGVETPALRGVDFTARAGEFTAIAGPSGSGKSTLLHLLGGLDLPTEGEVWLDGERLDEKSAVARARLRLWKVGFVFQAYNLIPVLTALENAAFVLELRGLPARERAERARAALTELEMESFADRKPNQLSGGQQQRVAVARALAAEPAVIFADEPTANLDSQTGLALIEYMKRLNREKGVTFVFSTHDPRLLEHVRRVVHLEDGRIAHEEDRS, encoded by the coding sequence ATGGAAGCACTGGTAGAAGCCAGGAACCTGCACAAAGTCTACAAGGCCGACGGCGTGGAGACCCCGGCGCTGCGCGGCGTCGACTTCACCGCCCGCGCCGGGGAGTTCACGGCGATCGCCGGTCCTTCGGGTTCGGGCAAGAGCACCCTGCTGCACCTGCTGGGCGGCCTCGACCTACCGACCGAGGGCGAGGTCTGGCTGGACGGCGAGCGCCTGGACGAGAAGAGCGCGGTGGCGCGCGCCCGGCTGCGCCTGTGGAAGGTGGGGTTCGTCTTTCAGGCCTACAACCTCATCCCGGTGCTGACGGCGCTGGAGAACGCCGCCTTCGTGCTCGAGCTGCGAGGCCTGCCCGCCCGTGAGCGCGCCGAGCGGGCGCGGGCGGCGCTGACGGAGCTGGAGATGGAAAGCTTCGCAGACCGCAAGCCCAACCAGCTCTCCGGGGGCCAGCAGCAGCGGGTCGCGGTGGCGCGGGCGCTCGCCGCGGAGCCCGCCGTCATCTTCGCCGACGAGCCCACGGCCAACCTGGACTCCCAGACGGGCCTGGCACTGATCGAGTACATGAAGCGGCTCAACCGGGAAAAGGGCGTGACCTTCGTCTTCTCGACCCACGATCCGCGGTTGCTCGAGCACGTACGGCGGGTCGTCCACTTGGAGGACGGCCGCATCGCCCACGAGGAGGACCGCAGCTAG
- a CDS encoding ABC transporter permease, which yields MRTLMWTLAWKNVWRGRGRSLVTAGAVAAVVAMMLVMYGFSGATLNGMFQNLTRTTGHLVLRVKNADEVREFDLGLVRGVPELKSAIVQALPEADVEAVLEVPALLAGASRSRGVVLMGLEPDGHLMKELVDKYRVRGAPPTDGAEWTAALGLALARALQVDVGDPVYAFAPGTDGLGAAAFTVSAVLDLPESTMEARTAVLTLRAAQELAAPDAASRIVVFLPGLKSLEQSGVLEAARRRLQPLVPPGYEVLTWREAQPALAAILDMIKPMMLIYAVLFFVLAGLLVVNTVYLGLVERIREFGVIIALGADRWRIMRLVVLESLLLVTSGAVFGGVLGGLAVWRLAQGFSLPGNLAQQYAEFGLPVVMYASITPGQVVQVFAFAVLTAIASALWPAWLAGRLEPVEAMRHVA from the coding sequence GTGCGAACGCTGATGTGGACCCTGGCCTGGAAGAACGTCTGGCGGGGCCGCGGACGCAGCCTGGTCACCGCAGGTGCGGTGGCCGCGGTGGTGGCCATGATGCTCGTCATGTACGGCTTCAGCGGGGCGACGCTGAACGGAATGTTCCAGAACCTTACCCGCACCACCGGGCACCTGGTGCTGCGGGTGAAGAACGCCGACGAGGTGCGCGAGTTCGACCTCGGCCTGGTGCGGGGGGTGCCCGAGCTCAAGTCCGCCATCGTGCAGGCGCTGCCCGAGGCCGACGTGGAGGCGGTGCTGGAGGTTCCCGCCCTGCTCGCCGGCGCCAGCCGTTCGCGCGGAGTGGTGCTCATGGGACTGGAGCCGGACGGGCACCTGATGAAGGAGCTCGTGGACAAGTACCGGGTGCGGGGCGCGCCCCCGACGGACGGCGCCGAGTGGACCGCGGCGCTGGGGCTGGCGCTCGCCCGGGCGCTCCAGGTCGACGTGGGGGACCCGGTCTACGCCTTCGCCCCGGGCACCGACGGCCTCGGGGCGGCGGCCTTCACCGTCTCCGCCGTCCTCGACCTGCCCGAAAGCACGATGGAGGCCCGCACCGCGGTGCTCACGCTGCGGGCCGCCCAGGAGCTCGCCGCCCCCGACGCCGCCAGCCGCATCGTCGTCTTCCTGCCCGGGCTCAAGAGCCTGGAGCAGTCCGGAGTCCTGGAGGCGGCGCGGCGCCGGCTGCAACCCCTCGTCCCGCCCGGCTACGAGGTGCTGACCTGGCGGGAGGCGCAACCGGCGCTGGCGGCCATCCTCGACATGATCAAGCCGATGATGCTGATCTACGCGGTCCTCTTCTTCGTGCTCGCCGGGCTGCTGGTGGTCAACACCGTCTACCTGGGCCTGGTCGAGCGCATCCGCGAGTTCGGCGTCATCATCGCGCTGGGCGCGGACCGCTGGCGCATCATGCGCCTCGTCGTCCTCGAGAGTCTGCTGCTGGTGACGAGCGGCGCCGTCTTTGGCGGCGTCCTGGGAGGGCTCGCGGTCTGGCGGCTCGCCCAGGGGTTCAGCCTCCCCGGGAACCTCGCGCAGCAGTACGCCGAGTTCGGGCTGCCGGTCGTCATGTACGCCAGCATCACTCCCGGCCAGGTGGTGCAGGTCTTCGCCTTCGCCGTGCTCACCGCGATCGCGAGCGCCCTCTGGCCGGCCTGGCTGGCGGGGCGGCTCGAGCCGGTGGAGGCCATGCGCCACGTCGCGTAG
- a CDS encoding outer membrane lipoprotein-sorting protein produces MGLNRKTILLTAAGLLTAAALAQSPDPKALLHEAVNQLRGPAMVATYTLTVERPGRSKRYVLRVYTDGDRRALIQVIEPKREAGQAFLMLGEDIWIYNPRLGRVLRLPPSGRNDRFLGSDVSYADLSGRDLEDYYEVRLEPAAPAGQLTLALTPKPRAPTPWGRVVLQIEAATKLPRRIVYYDQRGQPVKEIEMRKVARIAEGRYLVTDTLVVDRVREGYRTVFEVSDWRVGEVPDRCFTPTALERGCER; encoded by the coding sequence ATGGGACTGAACCGCAAGACGATCCTGCTCACGGCGGCCGGGCTGCTCACGGCGGCGGCCCTGGCCCAATCCCCCGACCCCAAAGCCCTGCTGCACGAGGCGGTGAACCAGCTCCGCGGGCCCGCGATGGTGGCCACCTACACGCTGACCGTGGAGCGGCCCGGCCGCAGCAAGCGCTACGTGCTGCGCGTATACACCGACGGCGACCGCCGGGCCCTGATCCAGGTGATCGAGCCCAAGCGGGAGGCCGGCCAGGCCTTCCTGATGCTCGGCGAGGACATCTGGATCTACAACCCGCGGCTGGGGCGGGTGCTGCGCCTGCCCCCCAGCGGCCGCAACGACCGCTTCCTGGGCTCGGACGTCAGCTACGCCGACCTCTCGGGCCGCGACCTCGAGGACTATTACGAGGTCCGCCTCGAGCCCGCGGCGCCGGCAGGGCAGCTGACGCTGGCGCTCACCCCCAAGCCCCGCGCCCCCACCCCCTGGGGCCGGGTCGTCCTCCAGATCGAGGCCGCCACCAAGCTCCCGCGCCGCATCGTCTACTACGACCAGCGGGGCCAGCCGGTGAAGGAGATCGAGATGCGGAAGGTGGCCCGCATTGCCGAAGGCCGCTACCTGGTGACCGACACCCTCGTGGTTGACCGGGTGCGAGAAGGCTACCGCACCGTCTTCGAGGTCTCGGACTGGCGGGTCGGCGAGGTTCCCGACCGCTGCTTCACGCCCACGGCGCTCGAGCGGGGGTGCGAACGCTGA
- a CDS encoding ABC transporter permease translates to MKGARFGVIVRLAWRNIWRHRQRTYLLAAVVAYASVATIFYWSMIDGYKLSVLEAHARYVMAPVTIARTAWFDDPDPENGLRDLAPLRAALERAGSPRYAPRLQFAGLLTSPYLSEGAFLLGVDPAVEPAVSRVPGKVTEGRWLEAPGEVVLGYKLAERLDVRLGERLVVSTAALAGPQSLGLEVVGLVHARVSSVDRSGVYLHLDDARALTGLSGATHLAVDAPLGREEGVARRVAAQLPRGLTAHPVWDLVGPIKTDVEAGKRLSLPIGLLLALFAALAVTSTLIVSVLERTREFGVVLALGMDNPKLGWMIVLEAAFATAVGWLLGLVLGYALIYYTGTHNVLGPFFQLSGEVWSEAGLTEEFYTHLSPVYALYSLITVVVSALSALLFPALRARRLHPSEALRWD, encoded by the coding sequence GTGAAAGGGGCCCGCTTCGGCGTGATCGTCCGCCTCGCCTGGCGCAACATCTGGCGCCACCGCCAGCGCACCTACCTGCTGGCCGCGGTGGTCGCCTACGCCTCGGTGGCGACCATCTTCTACTGGAGCATGATCGACGGCTACAAGCTCTCGGTGCTCGAGGCCCACGCCCGCTACGTCATGGCCCCGGTCACCATCGCCCGGACGGCCTGGTTCGACGACCCCGATCCCGAGAACGGGCTGCGCGACCTGGCGCCGCTGCGGGCGGCGCTCGAGCGCGCCGGTTCCCCGCGCTACGCGCCGCGGCTGCAGTTCGCCGGACTGCTGACCTCGCCCTACCTCTCTGAGGGGGCGTTCCTGCTGGGGGTGGATCCGGCGGTGGAGCCGGCGGTCTCCCGCGTGCCCGGCAAGGTGACCGAGGGCCGCTGGCTCGAGGCCCCCGGGGAGGTGGTGCTGGGGTACAAGCTGGCCGAACGGCTGGACGTGCGGCTGGGCGAACGCCTGGTGGTCAGCACCGCGGCCCTGGCCGGGCCGCAGTCGCTGGGGCTCGAGGTCGTGGGGTTGGTCCACGCCCGGGTCTCGAGCGTGGACCGCTCCGGCGTCTACCTGCACCTCGACGACGCCCGGGCGCTGACCGGCCTCTCCGGCGCCACCCACCTGGCCGTGGACGCCCCCCTCGGCCGGGAGGAGGGCGTGGCCCGGCGGGTGGCCGCGCAGCTGCCCCGGGGCCTGACGGCCCACCCCGTGTGGGACCTGGTCGGCCCGATCAAGACCGACGTCGAAGCTGGCAAGAGGCTGTCGCTGCCCATCGGGCTGCTGCTCGCGCTCTTCGCCGCCCTGGCGGTGACGAGCACGCTGATCGTGAGCGTGCTCGAGCGCACCCGCGAGTTCGGCGTGGTGCTGGCGCTGGGCATGGACAACCCCAAGCTCGGCTGGATGATCGTGCTGGAGGCCGCCTTCGCGACCGCGGTCGGCTGGCTGCTGGGGCTGGTGCTCGGCTACGCCCTCATCTACTACACCGGCACCCACAACGTCCTCGGGCCCTTCTTCCAGCTCTCCGGCGAGGTCTGGAGCGAGGCGGGCCTGACCGAGGAGTTCTACACCCACCTCTCGCCCGTCTACGCGCTCTACTCCCTCATCACCGTGGTGGTTTCGGCTTTGAGCGCCCTCCTCTTCCCCGCCCTGCGCGCGCGCAGGCTGCACCCTTCGGAGGCACTGCGATGGGACTGA
- a CDS encoding GbsR/MarR family transcriptional regulator, whose product MNPDDSARRQLAEQMGLAFEAFGTPRMAGRVLGWMLLAEEDEIALEELARQLGVSKASVSHATRLLEQMGALRRVARPGTRQAFYALAEDPWSAMLAVEERVSRGFARFAREARAALASHPRRDARLAEMEAAFALYLELLATFARRWKARKEAS is encoded by the coding sequence ATGAACCCCGACGATTCCGCCCGCCGGCAACTCGCCGAACAGATGGGGCTGGCGTTCGAAGCCTTCGGGACGCCGCGCATGGCGGGCCGGGTGCTGGGCTGGATGCTGCTCGCCGAGGAGGACGAGATCGCGCTCGAGGAGCTGGCGCGGCAGCTGGGCGTGAGCAAGGCCTCGGTCAGCCACGCCACCCGGCTGCTCGAGCAGATGGGCGCCCTCAGGCGGGTGGCGCGACCCGGCACCCGCCAGGCCTTCTACGCGCTGGCCGAGGACCCCTGGAGCGCCATGCTGGCCGTGGAGGAGCGGGTGAGCCGCGGCTTCGCCCGCTTCGCCCGCGAGGCCCGCGCCGCCCTCGCCTCGCACCCCCGGCGCGACGCGCGCCTCGCCGAGATGGAAGCGGCCTTCGCGCTCTACCTGGAGCTCCTGGCCACCTTCGCCCGGCGCTGGAAGGCGCGCAAGGAGGCGTCGTGA
- the sdaAB gene encoding L-serine ammonia-lyase, iron-sulfur-dependent subunit beta produces MGLLDMIGPVMVGPSSSHTAGAARLAWLARQLMEAPPKQVRFGLHGSFAKTGKGHGTHLALAGGMLGYAPDDARLKDALERAAEAGMTIAFEAVELGDVHPNTVRITMENDEERHEVLGSSIGGGAVRIWRVDGLDAYLSGESPALLVRHVDTPGVIARVARVLADDEINIARIVSGRDHKGGEALMSLEVDHPLSDVALAYLAHLSYVHWVKALPPLGG; encoded by the coding sequence ATGGGACTCCTCGACATGATCGGGCCGGTGATGGTGGGCCCGTCTTCCAGCCACACCGCGGGTGCGGCCCGCCTCGCCTGGCTGGCGCGGCAGCTGATGGAGGCGCCCCCCAAGCAGGTGCGCTTCGGCCTGCACGGCAGCTTCGCCAAGACCGGCAAGGGACACGGCACCCACCTGGCGCTGGCCGGCGGGATGCTGGGCTACGCCCCCGACGATGCGCGCCTCAAGGACGCCCTCGAGCGGGCCGCCGAAGCGGGGATGACGATCGCGTTCGAGGCGGTAGAGCTCGGCGACGTGCACCCCAACACCGTCCGGATCACCATGGAGAACGACGAGGAACGCCACGAGGTGCTGGGCAGCTCGATCGGCGGCGGGGCGGTGCGAATCTGGAGGGTGGACGGCCTTGACGCCTACCTGAGCGGCGAGAGCCCGGCGCTGCTGGTGCGCCACGTCGACACCCCGGGGGTGATCGCGCGGGTGGCGCGCGTGCTCGCCGACGACGAGATCAACATCGCCCGCATCGTCTCCGGGCGCGACCACAAGGGCGGCGAGGCGCTGATGAGCCTGGAGGTCGACCACCCGCTCAGCGACGTCGCGCTCGCCTACCTGGCGCACCTCTCCTACGTGCACTGGGTCAAGGCGCTGCCGCCGCTCGGGGGCTGA
- a CDS encoding dihydrodipicolinate synthase family protein: MIVPALITPFDAAGRPDAGALQALIDRLTPQVDGFLVLGSTGEAVTLAPDERAALLQRLDVGKPLWVGVGDESLALARRHAEAAVAGGAERLLAMPPRFYDRALDTRAFQVYFEGLTELGEVWLYHVPVFTRANFPVEVVAELARHPRIVGIKDSSGEMARLEHYRRFAPGLRVFTGSGTTLPAAVASGAEGAILAVGNLAPRLFARVLEDARAGRFGARLASLAYETAALFGRGGVTLLKQALRHLGLPAGVPRAPLPETSPLWPEAERLLARLQEEGWLL; this comes from the coding sequence GTGATCGTTCCCGCCCTGATCACGCCCTTCGACGCCGCGGGGCGTCCGGACGCCGGGGCCCTCCAGGCCCTGATCGACCGGCTGACGCCCCAGGTGGACGGCTTCCTGGTGCTGGGCTCCACCGGCGAGGCCGTCACCCTCGCGCCCGACGAACGCGCCGCGCTGCTGCAGCGGCTCGACGTCGGCAAGCCGCTCTGGGTCGGCGTCGGCGACGAATCGCTGGCGCTGGCGCGCCGCCACGCCGAGGCCGCCGTAGCCGGCGGTGCGGAGCGGCTGCTGGCCATGCCGCCGCGGTTCTACGACCGCGCCCTGGACACCCGCGCCTTCCAGGTCTACTTCGAGGGGCTGACCGAGCTGGGCGAGGTCTGGCTCTACCACGTTCCCGTCTTCACCCGGGCGAACTTCCCGGTCGAGGTTGTTGCCGAGCTGGCCCGCCACCCGCGCATCGTCGGCATCAAGGACTCGAGCGGGGAGATGGCGCGGCTCGAGCACTACCGTCGCTTCGCCCCCGGGTTGCGGGTCTTTACCGGCAGCGGCACCACCCTTCCGGCCGCGGTGGCGAGCGGCGCCGAGGGGGCGATCCTGGCCGTGGGCAACCTGGCCCCGCGCCTCTTCGCCCGCGTCTTAGAAGACGCCCGGGCGGGGCGGTTTGGCGCGCGCCTGGCCAGCCTCGCCTACGAGACCGCGGCGCTCTTCGGGCGCGGCGGCGTCACGCTGCTCAAGCAGGCGCTGCGCCACCTGGGGCTGCCCGCAGGCGTCCCGCGCGCCCCGCTGCCCGAGACAAGCCCGCTCTGGCCCGAAGCCGAACGCCTGCTGGCCAGGTTGCAGGAAGAGGGGTGGTTGCTGTGA